The window ACTGTTGAAATTCAATGCCGAAGTGACGCTGGGCGATCTGGAGAAGCTGGCCGCTGCCGAAGTCGACGTGCTGTCGCTGAAGCAAGCCGGCCTGATTGCCGAAATTGCCAAGGTCGTGAAGGTCATCAACACCGGCACGCTGACCAAGGCCATCAAGCTGACGGGTATCGGTGCGACCGCTGGCGCCAAGTCGGCGATCGAAGCCGCCGGCGGCAGCCTGGTGTAATTTTGATTTCGACGAAAGCATTCGGTGGCAACTAGCGCACAAATCGCAAAGACAGGGAAGTTCGGAGACTTGCGTCGCCGGCTGATCTTTTTGCTGCTCGCGTTGGTGGTCTACCGCGTGGGTGCACACATCCCTGTGCCGGGCATCGATCCGACGCAGCTGCAGCAGCTGTTCAACGGCCAGCAGGGCGGCATATTGAGTTTGTTCAATATGTTCTCCGGCGGTGCGTTGTCGCGCTTCACCGTGTTCGCGCTGGGCATCATGCCGTACATCTCGGCATCCATCATCATGCAGTTGATGGGTTACGTGGTGCCTTCGTTCGAGCAGATGAAGAAGGAAGGCGAAGCAGGGCGTCGCAAG of the Rhodoferax koreense genome contains:
- the rplO gene encoding 50S ribosomal protein L15; this encodes MELNGIKPAAGAKHAKRRVGRGIGSGLGKTAGRGHKGQKSRSGGYHKVGFEGGQMPLQRRLPKRGFKSALLKFNAEVTLGDLEKLAAAEVDVLSLKQAGLIAEIAKVVKVINTGTLTKAIKLTGIGATAGAKSAIEAAGGSLV